The stretch of DNA ctcttgggaaacgatatcccggtcttaccggttactacttgcgcgacttggtacactttcCAAAGTCATAACAATAGGTGAGTGGATTGGGATAGTGAGTATAAGGATTTAAATTGTTAGGGGCATGGGAGGAAGCGTTGGATTAATATACTCGCAAGCCTTGAAGAAAGAACCGTGAGCAAGTTACTAATAGTACATTGTTAGGGCTTAGAGTACTGAACAGAATACTTAAATTGGCATTAGTCACTCTGTTAAGTCTAAGGTTTCAGGCACGACTCATAATTACGTGTTAGAGTAGGGATTGTTGGGATTGAGGACATAGATGGTTGGAGTACATTATTACTGACTGGACTATTGAAACACAATATGGTAAGTTTTACATTTAGTGTCTGAAACTCATTGGTATTGAGATAAATATGAGATAGAGAACCTAAACTAGTAGAGGTCAGCTGTACTgatacagcgcctggcggcgggAATGGGTAGCGTCAGGCGATGGTAAGGACTCAGTGGGGTTCTGGATTgattggcgcctggcggtgggataGGCTCCGCCAGGCGGCGGCGATACGAACAGTGGCTCCTGGACCAGCGTCTGCCTGGCGGTGTAGActgttccgccaggcggtggttGCAGACTTTGTGAgtttgaggcgcttggcgcctggcggtacgtgtcccccgccaggcggtctggaagctgtggcgcctagcggtacgtgtcccccgctagtcGATTTAGCTGCTGTGAGTCCTAGTTGATGGACTTAgtagggtgttctacaaggTTTCTGGTAGTGCTTCAGAGGTGAggttgctggagttccttgagttgtggctcggaacgtatcccttgagttgtggctcgggataggggttaagcacgtggtattccttgagttgtggctcggaatagcatctcttgagttgtggctcgggatggcggatgaacacgagaaacctttgagttgtggctcgggttggcgagtgtggccggtatgagtgtgctggttggggccagtacggatgggtccagatagattgccctcctcagttgttggctgacgagtttggtagtcttgggatgaTACAGGCTTTGTTcatatatgggaactctacctggcgttgcggtgtatgatccgtagcatgtattcccgcacgtgctctatcggttgtggccgataggtatggcagcaagtcaccttgaagtaattagCAGACGAAGTAGAACATGAATAAACTTATTGGAGATTGAACTGagggaataaaaatatagggcaatgtggaaagttaatttaagtggtgttatgtgtatgtatactgatttatatatatgtttatggcTTTGTATTTATGTgtgttttatctgctaagctcaccctatctgcgtgtgtgtggcgatgatcgtgtacgcggtacacgggagcagatgttggtgatgcaagtggctctggtgcagcttattcgcggagaggggattgacttGGGGAACTTTTACTTGTATTACTTTGTTTTGGAAACATTTGTAAACCCGGATGGGTGACTTAACAACATTGtggttttaattatgtaatcgATGTTCTAAACTTTATCCGCTCaattaataaagctttaaattttcccgcgttttgggaaaatgaggtattattaaatgcgctgttatatttatttgttttatttattcataaatcagtaatatcctgacgggatgttacatttggtatcagagcaatggttttcaaaatgatttttggggtctatggggagtgagcaTACCGTGTTACGTTTGCGTGACTAATTGTCTGTGTTATTAGTTTATTTCTGAATATGAAATCCTAATATGGGCTGTGTGTGTGAACCAGCTATAATATGTGGCGTGCACGAGCTATGGCtaacaggaggaggaggaacCCCGCTGGAGCTGATGACATAGCTCAGGCGATCCATCGTATGGTGGACGCGATGCAGCCCATAGCGGCGCCACCCAGAGCTGTAGTGGCACCTACTCGGCCAGCATCTATGGAGGATTTCATGAAACACCGGCCGGCCAAGTTCTCTGGCAAGGCCACTCCTGACGAGGCAGATGCCTGGATGCGGGAATGTGAGAAGATCTGTAGGGTGCTGGGATGCACAGATGAGCAGAGACTGTTGTTTGTCACGTTTCTTCTGGTGGCAGACGCAGAGtattggtggcaggggatgcagCAGTTGATGCAGACCAGTGGGGAGCAGGTGACGTGGACTGccttcaggacgaggttcctggagaagtaCTTTCCCGACAGTGCGAGGCACGAACGGGAGGCAGAGTTCCTTACTCTTCAGCAGGGGACCATGACTGTGGCGGCCTACATAGAGAGGTTCGAATATCTGGCGCGTTTCTACACTCCAGTAGTCACCGAGGAGTGGAGGTGTAGGAGATTTGAGGGCGGATTAAAACATGAGATACGCCGCTTCATTGTGCCGCTTCGGATTAGAGAGTTTCCAGTTTTGGTCGAGCAGGCCAAAACTGTGGAGCAGTTGGAGACCGGGTCGAGTAGTGGAGGGAAACAGCAGAGGACTACTCCAGATGTCAGACCTCAGAGGAAACCTTATAGCAGACCGCCGACTACCTGGGGAATGTTACGGTGTTATAACTGTGGCGGGGAACACTTGAGGAGGGATTGTACTAAACCGGCCAGCAGTACAGGTGGAGGCAGTAGTACTGGTAGGTGTTACGTATGCCAGTAGACAGGGCACTTTGCACGTCAGTGTCCTAACAGAAGACAAGCTGGTGGTGCGCCAGCTACGAGGCCAGTAGGAGACCGACCCAGAGCACCGGGGCGTGTGTTCGCTTTGACGACCACAGAGGCGAAACAGTCAGGTAATCTTTTGCAGTTTCTATGTCTATTGTGTGACCACGAGGTAGTGGTGTTGTTCGACTCAGGAGCCACTCATTCGTTTGTGTCtaatgaatgtgtgaggaggctcGGGCTCACGATGCGAGAGCTGGGGTGCGAGCTTTTAGTGGCGACGCCAGCGTCtggagaggtatccaccacttcTATGTGTGTGGGGTGTCCTACGGAGGTGGCAGGCCGTAGGTTCAGGTTGAACCTCATTTGTTTGCCGATGGAGGGTCTAGACGTGATTCTGGGCATGGATTGGTTGTCGAGTAACCATGTCGTCATTGATTGCGGGCAGCGTCAGATAGTGTTTCCTGAGACGGTGGGGCTAGAACTGATCTCGTCTAATCAGGCGGTGAGAGAGATTGAGGCTGGAGCTACCTGTTACATGATTGTGGCTCAGGCAGAGAAGATGAGCACGGCCGAGCAAATCAGCAGGATTCCGGTAGTGGATGAATA from Vigna unguiculata cultivar IT97K-499-35 chromosome 8, ASM411807v1, whole genome shotgun sequence encodes:
- the LOC114194251 gene encoding uncharacterized protein LOC114194251 → MVRTQWGSGLIGAWRWDRLRQAAAIRTVAPGPASAWRCRLFRQAVVADFVSLRRLAPGVDGLSRVFYKVSGSASEVSYNMWRARAMANRRRRNPAGADDIAQAIHRMVDAMQPIAAPPRAVVAPTRPASMEDFMKHRPAKFSGKATPDEADAWMRECEKICRVLGCTDEQRLLFVTFLLVADAEYWWQGMQQLMQTSGEQVTWTAFRTRFLEKYFPDSARHEREAEFLTLQQGTMTVAAYIERFEYLARFYTPVVTEEWRCRRFEGGLKHEIRRFIVPLRIREFPVLVEQAKTVEQLETGSSSGGKQQRTTPDVRPQRKPYSRPPTTWGMLRCYNCGGEHLRRDCTKPASSTGGGSSTGRCYVCQ